A single region of the Solwaraspora sp. WMMD791 genome encodes:
- a CDS encoding phosphoglycerate kinase has protein sequence MSQVATLDDLLAEGVSGRRVLLRADLNVPFEKDNPGVIADDGRIRAVLPTLTALRDAGAAVVVCSHLGRPKGAPDPKYTLAPVAARLGELLGTPVAFATDTVGDSAQATVAGLTGGQVALLENLRFNPGETSKDAGERGAFADQLAAFADAYVDDAFGAVHRKHASVYDVPARLPHVAGLLVHREVEVLGKLTGAPERPYVVVLGGSKVSDKLAVIEALLPTVDKLLVGGGMCFTFLKAQGHEVGKSLLETEMVDTCRELLERAAGKIVLPVDVVAAAAFAADADHDVVDAAAIPADRLGLDIGPRSVAAFAEALAGARTVFWNGPMGVFELAPFAAGTRGVAEAITKVDGFTVVGGGDSAAAVRTLGLDESAFGHISTGGGASLEYLEGKTLPGIAALEK, from the coding sequence GTGAGCCAGGTAGCCACTCTCGACGATCTTCTCGCCGAGGGTGTGTCGGGTCGGCGCGTGCTGCTGCGCGCCGACCTGAACGTCCCCTTCGAGAAGGACAACCCGGGGGTCATCGCCGACGACGGCCGGATCCGTGCGGTGCTGCCCACCCTGACCGCGTTGCGGGACGCCGGCGCGGCCGTGGTGGTCTGCTCCCACCTGGGCCGGCCCAAGGGCGCCCCGGACCCGAAGTACACCCTGGCCCCGGTCGCCGCCCGCCTCGGCGAGCTGCTCGGCACACCGGTCGCGTTCGCCACCGACACCGTCGGTGACTCGGCGCAGGCCACCGTCGCCGGCCTGACCGGCGGGCAGGTCGCGCTGCTGGAGAACCTGCGGTTCAACCCGGGGGAGACCAGCAAGGACGCCGGCGAGCGGGGCGCCTTCGCCGACCAGCTGGCGGCGTTCGCCGACGCGTACGTCGACGACGCGTTCGGCGCCGTGCACCGCAAGCACGCCAGCGTGTACGACGTACCGGCGCGGCTGCCGCACGTCGCCGGCCTGCTGGTGCACCGCGAGGTCGAGGTGCTCGGCAAGCTGACCGGCGCGCCGGAGCGGCCGTACGTGGTGGTGCTCGGCGGGTCGAAGGTCTCCGACAAGCTCGCCGTGATCGAGGCGCTGCTGCCGACCGTCGACAAGCTGCTGGTCGGCGGCGGTATGTGCTTCACCTTCCTCAAGGCCCAGGGCCACGAGGTCGGCAAGTCGCTGCTGGAGACCGAGATGGTCGACACCTGCCGTGAGCTGCTGGAGCGGGCCGCCGGCAAGATCGTGCTGCCGGTCGACGTGGTGGCCGCCGCCGCGTTCGCCGCCGACGCCGACCACGACGTGGTCGACGCCGCCGCGATCCCCGCCGACCGGCTCGGCCTGGACATCGGTCCGCGCAGCGTCGCCGCGTTCGCCGAAGCCCTGGCCGGGGCCCGGACGGTGTTCTGGAACGGCCCGATGGGCGTGTTCGAGCTGGCCCCGTTCGCCGCCGGCACCCGGGGTGTCGCCGAGGCGATCACCAAGGTCGACGGCTTCACCGTCGTCGGTGGCGGTGACTCGGCGGCCGCGGTGCGCACCCTCGGCCTCGACGAGTCCGCCTTCGGGCACATCTCGACCGGCGGGGGCGCCTCGCTGGAGTACCTGGAGGGCAAGACCCTTCCCGGCATCGCCGCCCTGGAGAAGTGA
- the tpiA gene encoding triose-phosphate isomerase encodes MAGNWKMNLNHLEAIALVQKLAFSLNEQQLTDVEVAVLPPFTALRSVQTLIDGDKLAIGYGAQDLSPHAGGAYTGDISGAMLAKLGCQYVTVGHSERRAYHHEDDAVVKAKVAAALANGITPILCVGEGLDVREAGGHVAHCRDQVDAALAGLTAEQVVKVVIAYEPVWAIGTGKTATPADAQEVCGAIRARLAESYDRATADQTRILYGGSVKAANIAAIMAEVDVDGALIGGASLDAEEFAQIVRFPEHVKR; translated from the coding sequence ATGGCCGGCAACTGGAAGATGAACCTCAACCACCTGGAAGCCATCGCGCTGGTCCAGAAGCTGGCGTTCAGCTTGAACGAGCAGCAGCTGACCGACGTCGAGGTGGCGGTGCTGCCGCCGTTCACCGCGCTGCGCAGCGTGCAGACGCTGATCGACGGCGACAAGCTGGCCATCGGCTACGGCGCGCAGGACCTGTCGCCGCACGCTGGTGGTGCCTACACCGGTGACATCTCGGGGGCGATGCTGGCGAAGCTGGGCTGCCAGTACGTCACCGTCGGCCACTCGGAGCGGCGGGCGTACCACCACGAGGACGACGCGGTGGTCAAGGCCAAGGTGGCCGCCGCGCTGGCGAACGGGATCACCCCGATCCTGTGCGTCGGCGAAGGCCTGGACGTGCGGGAGGCCGGCGGCCACGTCGCGCACTGCCGCGACCAGGTCGACGCCGCGCTCGCCGGGTTGACCGCCGAGCAGGTGGTCAAGGTCGTCATCGCGTACGAGCCGGTCTGGGCGATCGGCACCGGTAAGACCGCCACCCCGGCGGACGCCCAGGAGGTCTGCGGCGCGATCCGGGCCCGGCTGGCCGAGTCGTACGACCGGGCCACCGCCGACCAGACCCGGATCCTCTACGGCGGCTCGGTCAAGGCGGCGAACATCGCCGCGATCATGGCCGAGGTCGACGTCGACGGCGCGCTGATCGGCGGAGCCAGCCTGGACGCCGAGGAGTTTGCCCAGATCGTCCGGTTCCCGGAGCACGTGAAGCGGTGA
- the yvcK gene encoding uridine diphosphate-N-acetylglucosamine-binding protein YvcK, with protein MTVLRVVAFGGGHGLAASLRGLRHAAAGLDLDLTAVVTVGDDGGSSGRLRADRGALPPGDLRQALAALAGPDPAEQLTAELFQHRFVPVPGEAPGERADPLTGHAVGNLVLCGLMELLGDPVAALDHVGRLLGATGRVLPMSCDPVAIEADVRGGDPRRPTDVVTVRGQHAVAVTRGRVESVRLLPKTPTACRPAIAAVEAADWLIFGPGSWYTSVIPHLLVPDLAAAIVASPARRLVTLNLAAEKETLGLSVADHLAALSWYLPQLRVDTVLADGVAVGDPDPVARAAESLGARLTLAPLAVADGSPRHDPVALGAALVPVLGSAR; from the coding sequence GTGACCGTACTGCGGGTGGTGGCCTTCGGTGGCGGGCACGGGCTGGCCGCCTCGCTGCGTGGCCTGCGGCACGCCGCCGCCGGCCTGGACCTGGACCTCACCGCGGTGGTAACCGTCGGCGACGACGGCGGGTCCAGCGGCCGGCTGCGGGCCGACCGGGGCGCCCTGCCCCCCGGCGACCTGCGGCAGGCGCTGGCCGCGCTGGCCGGGCCGGACCCCGCCGAGCAGTTGACCGCCGAACTGTTCCAGCACCGGTTCGTGCCGGTGCCGGGCGAGGCACCCGGCGAACGCGCCGATCCACTCACCGGGCACGCCGTCGGCAACCTGGTGCTCTGCGGCCTGATGGAGCTGCTCGGCGACCCGGTGGCGGCGCTCGACCACGTCGGCCGGCTGCTCGGCGCGACCGGACGGGTGCTGCCGATGTCCTGCGACCCGGTGGCGATCGAGGCCGACGTGCGCGGTGGCGACCCGCGCAGACCCACCGACGTGGTCACCGTCCGGGGCCAGCACGCGGTGGCGGTCACCCGGGGCCGGGTGGAGTCGGTGCGGCTGCTGCCCAAGACGCCGACCGCCTGCCGGCCGGCGATCGCGGCGGTCGAGGCCGCCGACTGGCTGATCTTCGGCCCGGGCAGCTGGTACACCAGCGTCATCCCGCACCTGCTGGTGCCCGACCTGGCGGCGGCGATCGTGGCCAGCCCGGCCCGTCGCCTGGTCACCCTCAACCTGGCCGCCGAGAAGGAGACCCTCGGGCTGTCGGTCGCCGACCATCTGGCGGCGCTCAGCTGGTACCTGCCGCAGCTGCGGGTCGACACCGTCCTCGCCGACGGGGTGGCGGTGGGCGATCCCGACCCGGTGGCCCGTGCGGCAGAATCGCTGGGTGCGCGTTTGACGCTCGCCCCGTTGGCGGTCGCCGACGGCAGCCCCCGGCACGATCCGGTCGCGTTGGGTGCCGCCCTGGTGCCTGTCCTGGGCTCCGCTCGTTAA
- the gap gene encoding type I glyceraldehyde-3-phosphate dehydrogenase, whose translation MTIRVGINGFGRIGRNFTRAVLASGADIQIVAFNDLGDTATTAHLLKYDSILGRLPYEVKASGDEITVGGHTIKALAERDPAKLPWGDLGADVVIESTGFFTDATKAKAHVDGGAKKVIISAPAKNEDFTVVLGVNDDKYDPAQHTIISNASCTTNCLAPMAKVLQDTFGIERGLMTTIHAYTQDQNLQDGPHKDLRRARAAALNIVPTSTGAAKAIGLVLPELKGKLDGYALRVPIPTGSATDLTVTVGRETTVEEVNAAVKAAAQGPLAGILTYTEDPIVSADIVTDPASCIFDAGLTKVIGDQVKVVGWYDNEWGYSNRLVDLVKLVGASL comes from the coding sequence GTGACCATCCGGGTTGGCATCAACGGCTTCGGCCGTATCGGCCGTAACTTCACGCGGGCGGTCCTCGCCTCCGGCGCGGACATCCAGATCGTCGCCTTCAACGACCTGGGCGACACCGCGACCACCGCGCACCTGCTCAAGTACGACAGCATCCTGGGCCGGCTGCCGTACGAGGTGAAGGCCAGCGGCGACGAGATCACCGTCGGCGGCCACACCATCAAGGCGCTGGCCGAGCGGGACCCGGCCAAGCTGCCCTGGGGCGACCTCGGCGCCGACGTGGTGATCGAGTCGACCGGCTTCTTCACCGACGCCACCAAGGCCAAGGCACACGTCGACGGCGGCGCCAAGAAGGTCATCATCTCGGCTCCGGCCAAGAACGAGGACTTCACCGTCGTGCTCGGCGTCAACGACGACAAGTACGACCCGGCTCAGCACACGATCATCTCGAACGCCTCCTGCACCACCAACTGCCTCGCCCCGATGGCCAAGGTGCTGCAGGACACGTTCGGCATCGAGCGTGGTCTGATGACCACCATCCACGCGTACACCCAGGACCAGAACCTGCAGGACGGGCCGCACAAGGACCTGCGTCGGGCCCGGGCCGCCGCGCTGAACATCGTGCCGACCTCGACCGGCGCCGCCAAGGCGATCGGCCTGGTACTGCCGGAGCTCAAGGGCAAGCTGGACGGCTACGCGCTGCGGGTGCCGATCCCGACCGGCTCGGCCACCGACCTGACCGTCACCGTCGGCCGCGAGACCACCGTCGAGGAGGTCAACGCCGCGGTCAAGGCCGCTGCGCAGGGCCCCCTCGCGGGGATCCTCACCTACACCGAGGACCCGATCGTGTCGGCGGACATCGTCACCGACCCGGCGTCGTGCATCTTCGACGCCGGCCTGACCAAGGTGATCGGCGACCAGGTCAAGGTCGTCGGCTGGTACGACAACGAGTGGGGCTACTCCAACCGCCTGGTGGACCTGGTCAAGCTGGTGGGCGCGTCCCTGTGA
- the whiA gene encoding DNA-binding protein WhiA gives MAMTAAVKDELSRVDVPKPCCRRAEMAALLRFSGGLHIVAGRVVVEAELDTNAVARRLRREVADVYGYPSEIHVLSPSGLRKGNHYIIRVVKDGEALARQTGLLDVRGRPVRGLPPHLVSANVCCAVSAWRGAFMSHGSLTEPGRSSALEITCPGPESALALVGAARRLGITAKAREVRGVDRVVVKDGDAIAALLTRVGAHASVLAWEERRVRREVRATANRLANFDDANLRRSARAAVAAAARVTRALEILADDAPRHLTSAGRLRLEHRQASLEELGALADPPLTKDAIAGRIRRLLALADKRARDLGIPDTEDAVTAEMLVG, from the coding sequence ATGGCGATGACCGCTGCCGTCAAGGACGAGCTCAGCCGGGTCGACGTACCCAAGCCGTGTTGCCGCCGCGCCGAGATGGCGGCGCTGCTGCGGTTCTCCGGCGGGCTGCACATCGTCGCCGGCCGGGTCGTCGTCGAAGCTGAGCTGGACACCAACGCCGTCGCCCGCCGGCTGCGGCGCGAGGTGGCCGACGTGTACGGCTATCCGAGTGAGATCCACGTCCTGAGCCCGAGTGGGCTGCGCAAGGGCAACCACTACATCATCCGGGTGGTCAAGGACGGTGAGGCGTTGGCGCGCCAGACCGGGCTGCTCGACGTGCGGGGCCGCCCGGTCCGTGGCCTGCCGCCGCACCTGGTGTCGGCCAACGTCTGCTGCGCGGTGTCGGCCTGGCGGGGGGCGTTCATGTCGCACGGCTCGTTGACCGAGCCGGGGCGCTCCAGCGCGTTGGAGATCACCTGCCCGGGTCCGGAGTCGGCGCTGGCGCTGGTCGGCGCGGCCCGCCGGCTCGGCATCACCGCCAAGGCCCGGGAGGTGCGCGGGGTCGACCGGGTGGTGGTCAAGGACGGTGACGCGATCGCCGCGCTGCTCACCCGGGTCGGCGCGCACGCCAGCGTGCTGGCCTGGGAGGAGCGGCGGGTACGCCGGGAGGTGCGGGCCACCGCGAACCGGCTGGCCAACTTCGACGACGCCAACCTGCGCCGCTCGGCGCGGGCGGCGGTCGCCGCCGCCGCCCGGGTCACCCGGGCGTTGGAGATTCTCGCCGACGACGCGCCACGGCACCTGACCTCGGCCGGGCGGCTGCGTCTGGAGCACCGCCAGGCATCGCTGGAGGAGCTGGGGGCGCTGGCCGACCCGCCGCTGACCAAGGACGCGATCGCCGGCCGGATCCGGCGGTTGCTCGCCCTGGCCGACAAGCGGGCCCGCGACCTGGGCATTCCGGACACCGAGGATGCGGTGACGGCGGAGATGCTCGTCGGGTGA